From Heliomicrobium modesticaldum Ice1, a single genomic window includes:
- a CDS encoding thiamine pyrophosphate-dependent enzyme translates to MNRLAEPPRRLLMGNEAIAWGAIEAGVRVVAAYPGTPSTEVTEKILEHAADYGIYAEWSVNEKVALETAIAASWAGARAMACMKQVGLNVASDPLMTLAYLGVKGGLVLIVADDPGPHSSQTEQDTRLFARFAKLPVLDPATPEEAREMVKAAFRLSEDLQVPVIVRPTTRTAHVCQDMSFSPPPLPALPLPPVRFERDPGWVILPSLSAKRHRRLNAIQDEMRRWFLQHRLNGIAPLCGEDGTAGCTGNCSEDTGNVKNAGYAGHSGKAVEDLAIVAGGVAYSYVQEGLAILGVSIPVYKVGAPVPLPSAPILDFLGNKKSVLIVEEQEPVIEEQLTVEAYRTGLCLSIIGKNSGHLPREGEFSTDLLLPLLRRFVTGSIHCDRTPAASASPAPLTPVGQPGSAPAISTGSAVAPAPVSAHSLPAPPLRTPILCAGCPHRNSFYAFIQAARSRDALFTGDIGCYTLGAMPPLGAADTIICMGASVAMAAGFSHIEPDRPHIAFLGDSTFFHSGIPPLINAVYQQARMTLVVLDNRTTAMTGHQPHPGLGRKGTGEIAPTIDIAAVARGCGVEWVRTVDPYDIAATIAAAREALDYPGVSVIIARRDCVNLARRSTPYRIDAEACRRCGICLHKFGCPALYEVKPADKASAALSEKNLSVEGAGAPTTDTGQGGKPAVAIAREKCFGCGACAQICPWKAISPEVAS, encoded by the coding sequence ATGAACAGACTTGCCGAACCGCCGCGCCGGCTGTTGATGGGAAACGAGGCGATTGCCTGGGGCGCCATCGAGGCCGGCGTCCGTGTGGTCGCCGCCTATCCCGGCACACCGTCGACGGAAGTGACAGAAAAGATCCTGGAACATGCTGCTGATTATGGGATATATGCCGAGTGGTCCGTCAATGAGAAAGTGGCCCTTGAGACGGCCATTGCCGCCTCCTGGGCGGGCGCCCGCGCTATGGCTTGCATGAAACAGGTCGGCCTCAACGTCGCCTCCGATCCCTTGATGACCCTGGCCTATCTGGGTGTGAAGGGCGGCCTCGTCCTGATCGTCGCCGACGATCCGGGACCACACAGCTCCCAGACGGAACAGGATACGCGCCTTTTCGCCCGCTTCGCCAAACTCCCTGTCCTCGATCCGGCCACACCGGAAGAAGCCCGCGAGATGGTCAAAGCGGCCTTTCGATTGTCCGAGGACCTGCAGGTCCCCGTCATTGTCCGACCCACCACCCGAACGGCCCATGTCTGCCAGGACATGTCTTTTTCCCCACCGCCCCTACCCGCCCTCCCTCTCCCCCCGGTCCGCTTTGAGCGCGATCCAGGCTGGGTGATCCTACCCTCCCTGTCGGCCAAACGCCATCGCCGCCTCAACGCCATCCAGGATGAGATGCGCCGCTGGTTCCTGCAGCATCGCCTGAACGGCATCGCTCCGCTCTGTGGCGAAGACGGAACGGCCGGTTGCACCGGAAACTGCTCCGAAGACACTGGAAATGTCAAAAACGCCGGATATGCCGGTCATTCGGGGAAAGCCGTCGAGGACCTCGCCATCGTGGCCGGCGGTGTGGCCTATAGCTATGTTCAAGAAGGGCTGGCCATTCTCGGCGTCTCCATCCCCGTCTATAAGGTGGGCGCTCCCGTTCCCTTGCCGTCCGCGCCTATCCTCGACTTCCTCGGCAATAAAAAATCTGTGCTGATCGTAGAGGAGCAAGAACCGGTGATTGAAGAGCAGTTGACGGTCGAGGCCTATCGAACCGGCCTATGCCTGTCGATCATCGGAAAAAACTCGGGCCACCTTCCCCGGGAAGGCGAATTCAGCACCGATCTGCTGTTGCCGCTGCTGCGCCGCTTTGTCACCGGTTCGATCCATTGCGACCGGACGCCGGCAGCTTCTGCCTCGCCGGCGCCGCTTACCCCAGTGGGGCAGCCGGGGTCCGCTCCCGCAATTTCTACCGGTTCGGCCGTCGCACCGGCCCCGGTGTCTGCCCATTCCCTGCCGGCGCCGCCGCTGCGCACCCCGATCCTCTGTGCCGGTTGCCCTCACCGCAACAGCTTCTACGCCTTCATCCAAGCCGCCCGTAGCCGCGACGCCCTCTTCACCGGCGATATCGGCTGTTACACCCTGGGCGCCATGCCGCCGCTGGGTGCTGCCGACACCATCATCTGCATGGGCGCCTCGGTGGCCATGGCCGCCGGCTTTTCCCACATCGAGCCGGATCGACCTCACATCGCCTTTTTGGGCGACTCTACCTTCTTCCACTCCGGTATCCCGCCCTTGATCAACGCCGTCTACCAGCAGGCTCGCATGACCCTGGTCGTCCTGGACAACCGGACGACGGCCATGACGGGTCACCAACCGCACCCCGGCCTGGGCCGCAAGGGAACGGGCGAGATCGCGCCGACCATCGATATCGCCGCTGTCGCCCGCGGCTGCGGCGTCGAGTGGGTGCGCACCGTCGACCCTTATGACATTGCGGCCACCATCGCCGCCGCCCGGGAGGCCCTCGACTATCCCGGCGTCTCCGTCATCATCGCCCGCCGCGATTGTGTCAACCTCGCGCGCCGTTCCACTCCCTACCGGATCGACGCGGAAGCCTGCCGCCGCTGCGGCATTTGCCTGCACAAGTTCGGCTGCCCCGCCCTTTACGAAGTGAAGCCTGCCGACAAAGCGTCCGCTGCGCTTTCGGAAAAAAATCTATCTGTCGAAGGGGCTGGCGCTCCCACAACCGACACGGGTCAAGGCGGTAAACCGGCCGTCGCCATCGCACGCGAAAAGTGTTTCGGCTGCGGCGCCTGCGCCCAGATCTGTCCCTGGAAAGCCATTTCGCCGGAGGTGGCGTCATGA
- a CDS encoding phenylacetate--CoA ligase family protein, whose protein sequence is MTPSAVACERTEMRRPIDFDAIAQSQFPLLVQTIRRAYQMSPFYRERFQAAGIAPDHIRSMDDLARLPFTTKQDLRQAYPLGLMAVNEEEVVRIHSSSGTTGKPVIVPYTRKDVDDWAVMMARCLKTVGVSRRDRVQVTPGYGLWTAGIGFQAGVEKLGAMTIPTGPGNTDKQLEMMTDLKASVLIGTSSYGLLLAEEAERRGILEAIQLRIGIFGSERWGDKMRRRIEEIFGIETFDIYGLTEIYGPGIAIDCPCHEGLHFWSDYLIFEVIDPETGHVLPPGQEGELVITTIAKEGMPLIRYRTRDITTIETYACSCGSPFPMIRRVLGRTDDMIKIKGVNIYPGQIDHVLKHTPGVSSEYQIVLERVDNKDHIRIRVELSNGHEPEDVARACRKNIKSVIGIVADVEVLPHGGLPRSEKKTRRVFDHRYDYLENPPKA, encoded by the coding sequence ATGACCCCATCTGCCGTCGCCTGTGAACGGACGGAGATGCGCCGTCCTATCGATTTTGACGCTATCGCCCAAAGCCAGTTTCCCCTGCTGGTGCAGACCATCCGTCGCGCCTACCAGATGAGCCCCTTTTATCGGGAGCGTTTTCAAGCGGCGGGGATCGCGCCTGACCATATCCGCTCCATGGACGACCTGGCTCGCCTGCCCTTCACCACCAAGCAAGACCTGCGGCAAGCCTACCCGCTGGGCCTGATGGCTGTCAATGAAGAAGAGGTTGTCCGCATCCATTCCTCATCGGGAACGACAGGCAAACCGGTCATCGTGCCCTATACCCGGAAGGATGTCGACGACTGGGCCGTCATGATGGCCCGCTGCCTGAAAACGGTCGGCGTCAGCCGCCGCGACCGCGTGCAGGTGACGCCCGGTTACGGCCTATGGACGGCCGGCATCGGTTTTCAAGCCGGTGTGGAGAAACTGGGCGCCATGACGATTCCCACCGGCCCCGGCAACACAGATAAGCAGTTGGAGATGATGACCGACCTGAAGGCGTCGGTGCTCATCGGCACCTCCTCCTACGGTTTGCTGCTGGCCGAAGAAGCGGAACGCCGCGGAATCCTCGAGGCGATCCAACTGCGAATCGGCATCTTCGGCTCCGAACGGTGGGGCGACAAGATGCGCAGGCGCATCGAGGAGATCTTCGGGATCGAGACTTTTGACATTTACGGTCTGACGGAGATCTACGGACCGGGCATCGCCATCGACTGCCCTTGCCACGAGGGCCTTCACTTCTGGTCCGATTACCTCATCTTCGAGGTCATCGATCCGGAGACAGGCCATGTCCTCCCGCCGGGCCAGGAAGGCGAACTGGTGATCACCACCATCGCCAAGGAAGGCATGCCCCTCATCCGCTACCGCACCCGGGACATCACCACCATCGAGACCTACGCCTGTTCCTGCGGCAGCCCTTTCCCGATGATCCGGCGCGTGCTGGGGCGGACCGACGACATGATCAAGATCAAAGGGGTCAATATCTACCCCGGCCAGATCGACCATGTCCTCAAGCACACCCCCGGCGTGTCCAGCGAATACCAGATCGTCCTGGAGCGGGTGGACAACAAGGACCATATCCGCATCCGCGTCGAGTTGTCCAACGGACACGAGCCGGAAGATGTCGCCCGGGCCTGCCGCAAAAACATCAAGTCGGTCATCGGCATCGTCGCCGATGTGGAAGTCCTCCCCCATGGCGGGCTGCCGCGCAGCGAAAAGAAGACACGGCGGGTCTTCGATCACCGCTACGATTATCTGGAAAATCCACCCAAAGCATAA
- a CDS encoding spore germination protein, which produces MESWVRWSKVQQKKRQPLRSERVLTDIEKNIQKLRADFERSDDLRIRRLHVDMDGQSIPVALAFLVSVTDMHRLDRIILSLQRDRLSADIMPTAPLDRRKRFAEELLAGGSVFAITHWNKAMKELLFGAALLFVEGAAVTYALRIPKKSGRSPEEPQAEQVVRGPHYGFVEDLYENIALVRRRINSRSLKVEVAEVGRLSLTKIALLYIEGVIDQRVLAEVKERLAHIDIDEVASSNTIEEWIEDHPISILPQIAHTERPDVAASALANGRFAILVDGSPSILIAPTTFIEFFHSPEDQYERYYFSSFTRILRYIGAFFSLTLPSIYVALTTFHPEMLPSLLLFSIASSRAGIPFPALMEALIMESIFELLREAGLRLPRSVGQAVSIVGALVIGEGAVRAGLVSQAMVIVVAITGITSFAIPAFNQAQAFRMIRFLLLLLGGTFGVLGLLCGLSILLLHLCAIRSFGVPYLSPLSPLEPLALRSKLLRFPFWTMTKREDYLAPSHNIRRIGKSAGRRRMAWMAPEIDSLPADKRRPFRPLRQMVRSPKGSVEGRRDGDQ; this is translated from the coding sequence GTGGAATCATGGGTAAGGTGGAGCAAGGTGCAGCAAAAAAAGCGGCAGCCCTTAAGGAGCGAAAGGGTCCTTACAGACATCGAAAAAAATATCCAAAAGCTCCGCGCTGATTTCGAACGAAGCGACGACCTGCGGATCCGTCGCCTCCATGTAGACATGGATGGACAATCCATACCGGTCGCCCTGGCCTTTCTCGTGTCGGTCACAGATATGCATCGACTGGATCGGATCATCCTGTCCCTGCAAAGGGATCGCCTTTCAGCTGACATCATGCCGACAGCCCCTTTGGATCGCCGGAAACGCTTTGCAGAGGAGCTGTTGGCAGGCGGCTCCGTATTCGCCATCACCCACTGGAATAAGGCGATGAAGGAGTTGCTCTTTGGCGCGGCGCTGTTGTTCGTCGAGGGAGCCGCAGTCACATACGCTTTGCGCATCCCCAAAAAGTCAGGCCGTTCCCCGGAAGAGCCACAAGCGGAACAAGTGGTGCGCGGCCCGCACTACGGATTTGTGGAAGACCTGTACGAGAACATCGCCCTGGTCCGCAGGCGCATAAACAGCCGCTCGCTCAAGGTGGAGGTTGCGGAAGTGGGGCGGCTTTCCCTGACGAAAATCGCCCTCCTCTACATCGAAGGGGTTATTGACCAGCGGGTGCTGGCTGAAGTAAAAGAGCGGCTGGCCCACATTGATATTGACGAAGTGGCTTCCAGCAACACGATCGAAGAATGGATCGAGGATCATCCCATCTCGATATTGCCGCAGATAGCCCATACCGAACGGCCTGATGTAGCCGCTTCAGCGTTGGCGAACGGACGGTTTGCCATTCTCGTCGACGGCTCTCCGTCGATCTTGATCGCGCCAACCACCTTTATCGAGTTTTTTCATTCCCCAGAAGACCAGTATGAACGATACTACTTTAGCAGCTTTACCCGGATTCTTCGCTACATCGGCGCCTTTTTTTCGCTCACCCTTCCCTCCATCTATGTGGCCTTGACAACCTTTCACCCTGAAATGCTTCCCAGTCTCCTGTTGTTTTCCATTGCCTCCTCGCGAGCCGGGATCCCTTTTCCGGCCTTGATGGAGGCGCTCATCATGGAGAGCATCTTCGAATTGCTGCGGGAGGCGGGGCTTCGCTTGCCTCGGTCAGTGGGACAAGCCGTCAGCATCGTCGGCGCCTTAGTCATCGGTGAGGGGGCTGTTCGAGCCGGGCTCGTCTCGCAGGCCATGGTCATTGTCGTGGCCATCACCGGCATCACCTCCTTTGCCATCCCTGCCTTCAATCAAGCCCAGGCTTTTCGCATGATTCGCTTTCTGCTGCTTTTGCTGGGCGGCACCTTTGGCGTCCTCGGGCTGCTCTGCGGATTATCGATCCTGCTCTTGCACCTCTGTGCAATTCGCTCCTTTGGGGTCCCCTATTTAAGCCCCCTCTCCCCGCTAGAACCGCTCGCGTTGCGTTCAAAGTTGTTGCGCTTTCCCTTTTGGACAATGACAAAGCGGGAAGACTATTTGGCGCCTTCCCATAACATAAGAAGAATCGGCAAAAGCGCCGGGAGAAGGAGGATGGCCTGGATGGCTCCAGAAATCGACAGCCTTCCCGCCGACAAAAGGCGACCATTTAGGCCTTTACGTCAGATGGTGCGCTCTCCGAAAGGCAGCGTGGAGGGGAGGCGCGATGGTGATCAGTAA
- a CDS encoding indolepyruvate oxidoreductase subunit beta, with translation MKTFNLIITGVGGQGGVLASRLFAEAALAAGYKVRTSETIGMAQREGSVISHVRVGERLWSALIPDGAADVLISLELAEGLKGWTKVAPHGRAIINRRPIIPPAASLGLTRYDEGAIIEFLQQQGQRVHLIDATAAALETGNAKTTNMVMLGALSTLPGLPVTADMLWQAAEALLPARLREINRQAFLTGRSLGSCAGTSPLVS, from the coding sequence ATGAAGACCTTTAACCTGATCATCACCGGCGTCGGCGGCCAAGGCGGCGTCCTGGCGTCGCGCCTCTTTGCCGAAGCGGCGCTGGCCGCCGGATACAAGGTTCGCACATCGGAAACGATCGGCATGGCCCAACGGGAAGGCTCTGTCATCAGCCATGTCCGCGTCGGAGAACGCCTGTGGAGCGCCCTGATCCCCGACGGCGCCGCCGATGTCCTCATCAGCCTAGAACTGGCGGAGGGTCTAAAGGGCTGGACAAAAGTCGCCCCGCACGGTCGAGCCATCATCAACCGCCGCCCAATCATCCCGCCGGCGGCCTCTCTGGGTTTGACCCGCTACGACGAAGGGGCCATTATCGAGTTTTTACAACAACAGGGACAGCGCGTCCACTTGATCGACGCCACCGCAGCCGCATTGGAGACAGGCAACGCCAAGACGACCAACATGGTCATGCTCGGCGCCCTGTCGACGCTGCCCGGCCTTCCCGTCACCGCAGACATGCTCTGGCAGGCGGCGGAGGCTCTCTTGCCTGCCCGCCTCCGCGAGATCAACCGCCAGGCCTTCCTGACCGGCCGAAGCCTGGGGTCTTGTGCCGGAACATCGCCTTTGGTATCCTAA
- a CDS encoding Ger(x)C family spore germination protein, whose protein sequence is MVISKPCRGLGMGPVLLLAVLLAPLFAGCGGKQELDRVAFIIAVGIDKVEEGRFRLTAQFFKAPARIGVESEKMNPYWLVSAEGESMMDASLKLRRRVDGPISWHQARTYIIGEETAKEGMKEIVDFLVRNIEVRKGANMAIVEGSARDYMVLSPEFEMNIAQETWRMIENYREWGGTMRLRMSEFIQASYEPQRGVLFPYLRKDKPTPVESTGTQKERLASYAVPAVSGGAMVRDFRMRGQLNEEETRGFLLVRAKEKAVAPVLVDCMDEEVGRQATVILSSIRRRIDVVDQGGIPAFQIEITASGKLMEYHCETPLVKDRVKQLEAMTSEKARRYVLAAWKQAQQSETDLFELSRELKAFYPEIWSKEKEQWSQRLREIALDVNVSVRLSNVGTIDKGVISENQKAKQGDEE, encoded by the coding sequence ATGGTGATCAGTAAACCATGCAGGGGGCTGGGCATGGGCCCTGTCTTGTTGCTCGCAGTCCTCTTGGCGCCCCTCTTCGCAGGCTGCGGGGGGAAACAGGAGTTGGACCGGGTGGCCTTCATCATCGCCGTTGGCATTGATAAGGTAGAGGAAGGGCGGTTCCGCTTGACGGCGCAATTCTTCAAGGCCCCGGCTCGGATTGGTGTGGAAAGCGAGAAGATGAATCCCTACTGGCTCGTCAGCGCCGAAGGGGAGAGCATGATGGACGCCTCGCTGAAGCTGCGACGACGTGTGGACGGTCCGATCAGCTGGCATCAAGCAAGGACCTATATCATCGGTGAGGAGACGGCCAAAGAGGGCATGAAGGAAATCGTTGACTTTTTGGTCCGCAATATAGAGGTACGCAAGGGGGCCAATATGGCGATTGTGGAAGGCAGTGCCCGCGATTACATGGTCTTGTCACCGGAATTTGAGATGAACATTGCCCAGGAGACATGGCGCATGATCGAAAACTACCGCGAATGGGGTGGGACGATGCGCTTGCGAATGAGCGAGTTTATTCAAGCCTCCTATGAACCGCAGAGGGGCGTTCTATTCCCGTACTTGCGCAAGGATAAGCCTACACCTGTCGAGTCCACAGGAACACAGAAGGAAAGGCTGGCCTCTTATGCCGTCCCCGCCGTGAGTGGCGGCGCCATGGTTCGCGATTTTCGCATGCGCGGTCAGTTGAATGAAGAGGAGACGCGAGGCTTCCTGTTGGTTCGCGCCAAAGAGAAGGCCGTAGCGCCTGTTCTAGTAGATTGCATGGATGAAGAAGTCGGTAGACAGGCGACTGTCATCCTTTCGTCGATCCGGCGGAGGATAGACGTGGTCGACCAGGGCGGGATCCCTGCCTTTCAAATCGAGATTACCGCCAGCGGCAAATTGATGGAGTATCATTGCGAGACGCCGCTGGTCAAAGACCGAGTGAAACAGTTAGAGGCGATGACGTCGGAGAAAGCGCGCCGCTATGTGCTCGCCGCTTGGAAGCAAGCGCAGCAGTCCGAAACAGATTTATTCGAGCTTAGCCGAGAGCTGAAGGCGTTCTACCCTGAGATCTGGAGCAAAGAAAAAGAGCAATGGTCCCAACGGTTGCGAGAGATCGCGCTGGATGTCAATGTGAGCGTCCGCCTTTCCAACGTAGGGACCATCGATAAGGGCGTCATCTCGGAGAATCAAAAAGCGAAACAGGGGGATGAAGAGTGA
- a CDS encoding GerAB/ArcD/ProY family transporter yields MISSTQVFALATIFLLGSWIILTPSSRITKQDAWIGSLLLGLPACGYALLLSAVKDLYPGENLIGLSRKAFGQRIGSILAVFWLWFPLHLAALVLNNLTSLLMYQIYPTASAITLSLPLIIVIAYSAALGPEVIARFALILLPLIIAGLLAIYGLAIPLFDAHHLFPLLEASTGDFLRQGLAGFSFPFAEMILLFPFLAHAPKDRSLLRPLLSAVILSTLLFALRDMIAIAVFGQAEVDTLLFPLFSVVLHEELGIFLDRLDVAFIPVFFFSSLIKGMICFYSFIEHLTDWLGAKERSLLIPPAALLTVGLSLFVYEHLLDVFDFANKAYALYLLPWALGFPLGALILRYRKKVKPSQS; encoded by the coding sequence TTGATTTCTTCCACACAAGTTTTTGCGCTCGCCACCATCTTTTTGCTGGGATCGTGGATCATCTTGACGCCCTCGTCCCGCATCACCAAGCAAGACGCCTGGATCGGCTCGCTGTTGCTCGGACTCCCCGCCTGCGGCTACGCCCTCTTGCTCTCTGCCGTCAAAGACCTCTATCCCGGTGAAAACCTGATCGGCCTCTCCAGAAAGGCCTTTGGCCAACGAATCGGCTCCATTCTCGCGGTCTTTTGGCTCTGGTTTCCTTTGCATTTGGCCGCGCTGGTGTTGAACAACCTGACCAGCCTGCTCATGTACCAGATTTACCCTACCGCATCAGCCATCACCCTCTCCTTGCCGCTGATCATCGTTATCGCCTATAGCGCTGCCTTAGGTCCGGAGGTCATCGCTCGCTTTGCCCTGATCCTCTTGCCGCTGATCATCGCCGGCTTGTTGGCCATTTACGGGTTGGCCATCCCCCTCTTCGATGCGCATCACCTGTTCCCCCTCTTGGAAGCGTCGACAGGGGACTTCCTCCGCCAGGGATTGGCCGGCTTCTCTTTTCCCTTCGCCGAGATGATCCTCCTCTTCCCTTTCCTCGCCCATGCCCCCAAAGACAGGAGCCTCTTGCGACCACTCCTCTCCGCTGTTATCCTTTCGACGCTGCTCTTTGCGCTCCGCGACATGATCGCTATCGCCGTCTTTGGGCAAGCGGAAGTCGATACGCTCCTTTTTCCGCTCTTTAGTGTCGTGCTCCACGAAGAACTGGGGATTTTTCTCGATCGCCTGGATGTGGCCTTCATTCCCGTCTTTTTTTTCTCATCGCTGATCAAAGGCATGATCTGTTTCTATAGCTTCATTGAACATCTGACCGATTGGCTTGGCGCAAAGGAGCGCTCGCTTTTGATCCCACCGGCGGCGCTGTTGACGGTAGGCCTCTCCTTGTTTGTCTACGAACACCTCCTCGACGTTTTTGACTTTGCCAATAAGGCCTACGCCCTTTACCTGCTTCCCTGGGCCCTTGGGTTTCCCCTCGGGGCGCTTATCCTTCGCTACCGGAAGAAAGTGAAGCCAAGCCAATCGTAA
- the yihA gene encoding ribosome biogenesis GTP-binding protein YihA/YsxC, whose amino-acid sequence MKIKEAEFVISAVKGEQYPEDNLPEVALVGRSNVGKSSLINKLCNRRHLARTSSTPGKTQTLNFYRINQAAYIVDLPGYGYASVSKTQRASWGPMMEHYLKKRLQLRGVIQLVDIRHPPTKDDIAMREWLNHFKIGAAVIATKADKINRGRYAKHVKQIRQDLAIPKEIPIIVFSAETGHGKEDVLDLLDYFWNGIQPEEEREIL is encoded by the coding sequence TTGAAAATCAAAGAGGCTGAGTTTGTGATCAGCGCCGTCAAAGGGGAGCAGTACCCTGAAGACAATCTCCCCGAAGTGGCCCTTGTCGGCCGTTCCAATGTAGGCAAATCATCCCTGATCAACAAGCTCTGCAACCGCCGCCACCTGGCCCGGACATCGTCGACACCGGGTAAGACACAGACACTCAACTTTTACCGGATCAACCAGGCTGCTTATATCGTCGATCTGCCCGGCTATGGCTATGCCAGCGTCTCCAAAACACAGCGGGCCAGCTGGGGGCCTATGATGGAGCACTATCTGAAAAAACGGCTTCAACTCCGCGGTGTCATCCAACTGGTCGACATCCGCCATCCGCCGACAAAGGACGATATCGCCATGCGCGAATGGTTGAACCACTTCAAGATCGGCGCCGCCGTCATCGCCACCAAGGCGGACAAGATCAACCGGGGCCGCTATGCCAAGCATGTGAAGCAGATCCGTCAGGATCTGGCTATTCCCAAGGAGATCCCCATCATCGTCTTCTCGGCAGAAACAGGTCATGGAAAAGAGGATGTCCTCGACCTGCTCGATTATTTCTGGAACGGGATACAGCCTGAGGAGGAAAGGGAGATCCTATAA